The following proteins are co-located in the Megalops cyprinoides isolate fMegCyp1 chromosome 15, fMegCyp1.pri, whole genome shotgun sequence genome:
- the eif4e1c gene encoding eukaryotic translation initiation factor 4E family member 1c: MATSEPRGAEPEEGSTETLPAVSSQEQYIKHPLQNRWALWYFKNDKSKSWTENLRLIAKFDTVEDFWALYNHIQQPSKLGFGCDYCLFKDGIKPMWEDDRNKLGGRWLMTLSKQQRHNDLDRYWMETLLCLIGESFDEASDDVCGAVVNVRPKGDKIAIWTGNCQNREAIMTIGRQYRERLSVPDKALIGYQSHDDTSSKSGSTTKNMYTV, from the exons ATGGCGACATCGGAGCCG CGTGGAGCTGAACCTGAAGAAGGATCCACTGAGACTCTTCCTGCAGTTTCCAGCCAAGAACAGTACATTAAACACCCTTTGCAAAACAG ATGGGCCCTCTGGtatttcaaaaatgacaaaagcaaaaGCTGGACAGAAAACCTGCGACTCATCGCCAAGTTTGACACAGTGGAAGACTTCTGGGC attATACAATCACATACAGCAACCTAGCAAGCTTGGATTTGGGTGTGACTATTGTTTATTTAAG GATGGGATCAAGCCCATGTGGGAAGATGACAGGAACAAACTGGGAGGCAGATGGTTAATGACCCTCAgcaaacagcagagacacaacgACCTTGACCGTTACTGGATGGAGACC ctGTTATGCTTAATCGGCGAGTCCTTCGACGAGGCCAGCGATGATGTCTGTGGAGCTGTTGTCAACGTGAGACCGAAAGGGGACAAAATAGCCATCTGGACTGGAAACTGCCAAAATAGGGAAGCCATCATGACAATAGG GCGGCAGTATAGGGAACGTCTGAGTGTGCCAGACAAAGCCCTGATTGGCTACCAGTCACATGACGACACCTCCAGCAAAAGCGGATCCACGACGAAGAACATGTACACAGTTTGA
- the si:dkey-228d14.5 gene encoding transmembrane protein 150A has protein sequence MIWVIIPIALACVSFFGSWAVYGLALSYNHVCSLSNWDYRNSCQLNTSELCCTDVNIPTISTSGTNAPENSLFTATINAGSFLFMVFCILHHAHVLERNSSQSLLSKAALVFGCVSAIGAFMAGNCNPRYLVLLHYLGAALSFVCLCFYCLLLTVLTGKCTLTGLTHILYPARVVSTCVQILVTICYCILFAQEEWMYKHMSAVFEWTLSVNLELFELSFVFEFYNFSSSMLSVLLEKKDEEKSLILS, from the exons GTATGGCCTGGCCTTGAGTTACAATCATGTTTGCTCCCTTAGTAACTG GGACTACAGGAACTCCTGTCAGCTGAATACTTCAGAGCTGTGCTGCACAGATGTTAACATTCCCACGATAAG CACTAGTGGGACGAATGCACCAGAAAACTCCCTGTTCACGGCCACCATAAACGCCGGATCCTTCTTAT TCATGGTGTTCTGCATCCTCCACCATGCTCATGTCCTGGAGCGGAACAGCAGCCAATCCCTGCTCAGCAAGGCTGCCCTGGTGTTCGGTTGCGTGTCTGCCATCGGGGCCTTCATGGCTGGGAACTGCAAT CCAAGGTACCTGGTGCTGCTGCACTACCTGGGAGCAGCACTCAGCTTCGTGTGCCTCTGCTTCTACTGCCTGCTGCTCACCGTGCTGACCGGCAAGTGCACACTCACCGGCCTCACGCACATCCTGTACCCGGCACGTGTGGTCTCAACTTGCGTCCAGATCTTAGTCACCATCTGCT ACTGCATCTTATTTGCCCAGGAGGAGTGGATGTACAAGCACATGTCAGCAGTTTTTGAATGGACCCTCAGCGTCAACCTGGAACTCTTTGAGCTGAGTTTTGTGTTTGAGTTTTACAATTTCTCATCATCCATGTTGTCTGTCCTGCTGGAGAAGAAGGACGAGGAGAAGTCTCTCATTCTTTCATGA